A region from the Desulfitobacterium dehalogenans ATCC 51507 genome encodes:
- a CDS encoding DUF2318 domain-containing protein has translation MSNNQNSKKEKFTQPEKKSKVPLIGGAIVLGIAIIAGSFFLGNRSSDGDQYAVATLGQTVDYSGSPLQQAETAPVNAENGKVVVTTLSELKEKKFIYTQYQANDKTIPLTAVALPDGKVVVAVSICEPCNSDSFRIEGDNLVCNACNTTWTLNSFKGLSGGCQAYPPDRLVYTQNGDNLEVDQGILDAWKPRV, from the coding sequence ATGAGCAATAACCAGAACAGTAAAAAAGAGAAATTTACCCAACCTGAAAAAAAGAGCAAAGTGCCTTTGATTGGTGGAGCGATTGTCTTAGGAATCGCTATTATTGCGGGAAGTTTTTTCTTAGGAAACAGAAGCTCCGATGGGGATCAGTATGCTGTTGCAACCCTTGGTCAAACGGTCGATTACAGCGGATCTCCTCTTCAGCAGGCCGAAACGGCACCCGTCAATGCCGAAAACGGCAAAGTGGTGGTCACCACCTTGTCCGAGCTTAAGGAAAAGAAATTTATCTATACCCAGTACCAAGCCAATGATAAGACCATTCCTCTTACAGCTGTAGCTCTGCCCGATGGAAAAGTCGTTGTGGCTGTAAGCATCTGCGAGCCCTGCAACAGTGATTCCTTCCGAATTGAAGGCGATAATCTTGTCTGCAATGCTTGCAACACTACCTGGACCTTAAACTCTTTTAAGGGCTTAAGCGGAGGATGCCAGGCTTATCCACCTGATCGCTTAGTCTATACTCAAAATGGGGATAACCTGGAAGTGGATCAAGGGATACTGGATGCTTGGAAGCCTAGAGTTTAG
- a CDS encoding ABC transporter ATP-binding protein — protein MSLIKVNHVSKIYQGGEGSVHALKNINLQISQGQFLALLGPSGSGKSTLLSILGALNPPTEGKVLIDDIDIYELNEERRADFRHEYIGFVFQQYQLIPYLTALENVMLPLAITKYSDQAQREMAQKVLEKVGLGKKSMRLPNQLSGGEQNRVAIARAIVNDPVILFADEPTGSLDTKTAKEILELFQSLNKEGQTIIMVTHNLENLAYVSHGVQIRDGIIEKDPQPVVGGTI, from the coding sequence ATGAGTCTTATCAAGGTCAATCACGTATCAAAAATCTATCAAGGCGGGGAAGGATCAGTCCATGCCCTAAAAAATATTAATCTCCAGATTTCTCAAGGTCAGTTTCTAGCTTTGTTGGGGCCTTCCGGGTCGGGAAAGAGTACCCTACTCAGTATCCTTGGTGCGTTGAACCCACCCACAGAGGGTAAGGTCTTAATCGATGATATTGACATCTATGAGTTGAATGAAGAGCGAAGAGCCGATTTCCGCCATGAGTATATTGGGTTTGTCTTTCAGCAATATCAGTTGATCCCTTATCTTACTGCCTTAGAAAATGTCATGCTTCCCTTAGCGATTACCAAGTACTCGGATCAAGCCCAAAGGGAGATGGCTCAAAAAGTTCTGGAAAAGGTAGGGTTAGGCAAAAAGTCCATGCGGCTGCCTAACCAGCTTTCCGGTGGAGAGCAAAATCGAGTGGCCATCGCCCGAGCCATTGTCAATGATCCGGTGATTCTTTTCGCCGATGAACCGACAGGAAGTCTAGATACCAAGACAGCTAAGGAAATCCTGGAACTCTTCCAGTCCTTAAATAAAGAAGGGCAGACCATTATCATGGTGACCCATAATCTAGAGAATCTTGCCTATGTCTCCCATGGGGTACAGATTCGCGATGGAATCATTGAGAAGGATCCGCAGCCTGTGGTTGGTGGTACAATATGA
- a CDS encoding ABC transporter permease, whose product MKIFTITLGNLKRRKQRALLLLLSIIIGVASSVFLFTTTRSMEQDVADKIDQFGSNLLILPKTGETLSFGGVTVGTSSGKELDMAMVPEMKTIKNNETLATISPKLLAEAEIDSKKVLLVGVQFAEELRLKKWWTIDGLADGQLPKDDEILIGSEVARILNLSPQHEVEIKGEMFRVGGIIKPTGSMENDQAIFMDLPTLQKVEHKPTAISLIEAAVLCYTCPIEDVTLQLSEKLPDAKVTALQSTLEARDDTVAQFSLFATVISVILLITSGFVVAMSMISAVKERTRDIGVLRAIGFRKKHILRMFFYEVSLVGGLGGLMGFVLGMGLAMQFGSSLAQLTLQIPFQPMLALYSLVAALMISFLATIYPAWKATKLDPAEALRYF is encoded by the coding sequence ATGAAGATCTTCACCATTACCCTGGGAAATTTAAAACGGCGCAAGCAGCGTGCCCTTTTGCTTTTGCTTAGCATTATCATCGGTGTGGCTTCCAGCGTCTTTCTCTTTACCACCACTCGCTCTATGGAACAGGATGTGGCCGATAAAATCGACCAATTTGGGTCCAATCTTCTTATTCTCCCTAAGACAGGGGAAACCTTATCCTTTGGTGGAGTAACTGTGGGAACCAGCTCAGGAAAAGAGCTGGATATGGCCATGGTTCCAGAGATGAAAACCATCAAGAATAATGAGACTTTAGCCACCATATCTCCTAAATTGCTTGCTGAAGCGGAGATAGATAGTAAAAAAGTTCTTTTGGTGGGAGTACAATTTGCTGAAGAGCTGCGCTTAAAAAAATGGTGGACTATTGATGGATTAGCAGATGGGCAACTTCCAAAAGATGACGAGATTCTGATCGGTAGTGAAGTGGCACGGATCCTTAATCTCAGCCCTCAACATGAGGTTGAGATTAAAGGAGAAATGTTCCGGGTAGGGGGAATTATCAAACCCACAGGCTCCATGGAAAATGACCAGGCGATTTTTATGGATTTACCCACCTTGCAAAAAGTTGAACATAAGCCCACTGCTATTAGTCTTATTGAAGCAGCAGTTCTTTGCTACACCTGTCCTATTGAAGATGTCACCCTACAATTAAGTGAAAAACTCCCCGATGCTAAAGTGACCGCTCTCCAGTCCACATTAGAAGCAAGGGACGATACCGTCGCCCAATTTAGCCTTTTTGCTACAGTGATATCAGTGATTCTGCTTATCACCAGTGGGTTTGTGGTGGCTATGTCCATGATCTCGGCTGTTAAAGAGCGGACGCGAGATATTGGGGTTCTGCGAGCTATTGGCTTTCGGAAAAAGCATATACTACGCATGTTCTTTTATGAAGTCAGTCTGGTCGGCGGTTTGGGAGGTTTAATGGGCTTTGTTTTGGGCATGGGGCTGGCTATGCAATTTGGCTCTTCTTTGGCTCAACTTACCCTTCAGATACCCTTTCAGCCTATGCTTGCCCTTTACTCCTTGGTGGCTGCCCTGATGATCAGCTTCCTTGCCACTATCTATCCAGCCTGGAAGGCAACTAAGCTCGATCCTGCTGAAGCCCTGCGTTACTTCTAA
- a CDS encoding ABC transporter permease — protein MTLNHIALQNLRRRPGKTLFLILTFAFIVSTISALTILALVMKEDLQKSLTEYGANVVISPRSEHLNLSYGGLSVSGVEYEVKKLDADAVEMISQEMGPEVTIAPKVIGSAEAMGKTFMIIGVDFDQELKIKPWWKIEGRVAEDNQLVIGSQLAMNSNLKIGDILDLGKGKYPVVGIMEETGGAEDQGVFTTINTARSFTDITSEWSLIELNTQDTAQTVTQLTSVLRSANVTEVTQLVQGSKESLERFASFSSTISLAMGLIGALVIIVTLAGNVHDRARELGVLRAIGFRQRHILSLLGREVLITSLTGSLLGYIIGVFVPLVLGPLLGYSNFAFAPHVGLGSALIAGSLLVGVLAMIYPAWRILKLNLQDVLKFI, from the coding sequence ATGACACTTAACCACATCGCCCTGCAAAATCTACGTAGAAGGCCGGGCAAAACTCTATTTCTGATCCTGACATTTGCCTTTATCGTCTCCACTATCTCTGCCTTAACCATCCTAGCGCTGGTAATGAAGGAAGATTTGCAGAAGAGTTTAACCGAATATGGTGCCAATGTAGTGATTAGCCCTCGTTCCGAGCACCTGAACTTAAGCTATGGAGGATTATCTGTCTCCGGGGTGGAGTATGAGGTCAAGAAGCTGGACGCCGATGCTGTAGAGATGATCTCCCAAGAGATGGGCCCGGAAGTGACCATTGCTCCCAAAGTTATTGGCTCGGCAGAAGCCATGGGCAAGACCTTCATGATTATCGGTGTTGACTTTGACCAAGAGCTTAAGATAAAGCCCTGGTGGAAGATTGAAGGTAGGGTCGCCGAGGATAATCAGTTGGTAATCGGTTCTCAGTTGGCCATGAATTCTAACCTGAAGATTGGGGATATCCTGGATTTAGGAAAAGGGAAGTACCCTGTGGTGGGAATTATGGAAGAAACGGGAGGAGCAGAGGACCAAGGAGTATTTACAACGATCAATACCGCTAGATCTTTTACAGATATAACCTCCGAATGGTCTTTAATCGAACTCAATACGCAAGACACGGCACAAACCGTAACCCAACTAACTTCTGTTCTACGGTCGGCTAACGTCACAGAAGTGACTCAGCTTGTCCAAGGCTCCAAAGAGAGTCTGGAGCGTTTTGCCAGCTTTTCCTCAACCATCTCTTTAGCCATGGGGTTAATCGGGGCCTTAGTGATTATCGTAACTTTGGCCGGAAATGTCCATGACCGGGCTCGTGAACTTGGCGTGCTTCGGGCTATTGGCTTTCGCCAAAGGCATATACTATCCTTGCTTGGTCGTGAAGTGCTGATCACCAGCCTTACTGGAAGCCTTCTAGGATATATCATAGGAGTATTTGTCCCCCTTGTACTGGGACCGCTTTTAGGTTATAGTAACTTCGCCTTTGCGCCTCACGTCGGTTTAGGAAGCGCCCTGATTGCCGGATCTCTTCTGGTAGGAGTGCTGGCAATGATTTATCCTGCATGGCGAATACTTAAGCTGAATTTACAGGATGTTCTTAAGTTCATATAA